In Nitrospira sp., a single genomic region encodes these proteins:
- a CDS encoding WbqC family protein has translation MRVTIHQPQFLPWLGYLDKIDRADLFIVLDTVQFKKNEWQNRNRIRTADGWQWLTVPVLHHFGQRVQEVTINPTAAWRDQHLRALGMHYARSPFRDRYLPELRAIYAEPWTKLSELNLAVIRWLLEAYGITTPLRCASDMAAREEPTDRLVDLCRAVGATQYLAGPGAEGYMDQSRFEASGVELEIQEFLHPEYGQMYGPFEPNLSAIDLLLCVGPEALKQLRSRRVRPVRATVSARS, from the coding sequence ATGCGCGTCACGATTCATCAACCGCAGTTTCTGCCGTGGCTGGGCTATCTCGACAAGATCGATCGAGCCGATCTGTTTATCGTGTTGGACACGGTCCAGTTCAAGAAGAATGAATGGCAGAATCGGAACCGGATCAGAACGGCGGACGGGTGGCAATGGCTGACGGTGCCGGTGCTGCATCATTTCGGTCAACGCGTGCAGGAGGTGACGATCAACCCGACGGCGGCCTGGCGCGATCAACATCTGCGGGCGCTGGGGATGCACTACGCGCGGTCGCCGTTCCGCGACCGGTATCTGCCGGAGTTGCGGGCGATCTATGCCGAACCCTGGACGAAGCTATCCGAGCTGAATCTGGCGGTGATCCGCTGGCTGCTAGAGGCCTATGGCATCACGACCCCCTTGCGCTGTGCATCTGACATGGCCGCGCGCGAAGAGCCGACCGACCGCCTCGTCGATCTCTGTCGGGCGGTCGGCGCGACACAGTATCTCGCGGGGCCCGGGGCGGAAGGGTATATGGATCAGTCGCGGTTTGAGGCGAGCGGGGTGGAGTTGGAAATTCAGGAGTTTCTCCATCCCGAGTACGGGCAGATGTACGGGCCATTTGAGCCGAATCTATCGGCCATCGATCTCTTGCTATGCGTGGGGCCTGAGGCATTGAAGCAACTGCGCAGTCGCCGGGTTCGACCGGTCCGGGCGACCGTGTCAGCGCGATCATGA